A window of Podarcis muralis chromosome 10, rPodMur119.hap1.1, whole genome shotgun sequence genomic DNA:
ATCGTCTAATTCTTTTCTGATGGGCCTCTAAACAGCTTTAAATACCATCAACAATGGGCTGTCTCTCTGGACCAGGACATTCCAGAGGTTTGGACCCAGAAGGTGGTGTTTGACGATTTCCGTTCCATCTTATAGTTTTGTCTTTGAGGTtcccatgctatttaacattcACATGAAGCTGCTGAAAGACGTCATTTGAGGAGGTTTGGATCAAAGTGTTGTCCCATAGTTCTGTCCCTTTATTCTACCTGCTGCGGTCAAAATGCCCCAGTAGAACTGACTTGGGTTGGATAGCACAGTCGCTGACAGAACCAAGTTAGGGGATTTTCCTGAACTTGATGCTATATTGAGTCTGGTGGCTATGAGTGACTTTTAGTAGGGCCAAAGCTGGTGAACCGGTCCAAGCTATCTAATCTAAATAAAGCAAATCTCCCGTTAAATGTGCTCTCTTTACATCCAGACCATATAGTGTACTCTACAACTGCCTTTATAGATTATTTGGAAATTTCAACTGCTTCAGAATGCAAGCACTAGTTTGCTTATGTGAGCCATTGTTTAGGGCACACCACAggatggatttgatttaaatcaaatcaaatcgatttaaatcacaatttaaatcatgatttaaatcactagtcagtaagacttgatttaaatcattttttttacagaaagactcattcttgccgGTATAATTTTAcaatttacaaccagatgaagtttTTATttctggaataataaattttcagagtagtttttacagttatagtagtacctcaggttaagtacttaattcgttccggaggtctgttcttaacctgaaactgttcttaacctgaagcaccactttagctaatggggcctcctgatgctgccatgctgccagagcacgatttctgttctcatcctgaagcaaagttcttaacccgaggtactatttctgggttagcggagtctataacctgaagcgtctgtaacctgaagtgtctgtaacccgaggtaccactgtattgtctttttaatattcagttgggagtcgcccagagcagctggagaaacccagccagatgggcggtgtataaataaattattattattattctcattctcattattattatcattatcatcattattgacCACCGTGCAAGCCCTCCAGCGGCCCAAGGGGCctaaaattaagtacttaagggTTGCTACCCTGTACACACTTACATGCGAGTAAGTCTCATGGAACTCAGTGGGGTAACTTCTGGGTAGATATGTATAACATTCAACCATTAGTCTTACTGATGTCCATGGGAAAGATCTTGGCATATGATTAATTGAACATTTAAAGTACTTATCTTCACCTGGATCATGCCTCGGGTGCACCTAGTAGTAACTGTGTCTTTTTATATGTTTCAGGAACTAAGCAACTTAAACATATTTTGCTGAAAGATGTGGACACCATCTTCGAATGTAAATTGTGCCGCAGCCTCTTCAGAGGACTACCGAATTTAATAACCCACAAGAAGTTCTACTGTCCTCCAAGTCTCCGGATGGATGACAGTAAGTTTTGTTCTCTCAAGTCTCTTgttcagtcgtaccttggaagttggacagattctgttctggaagtccgttcgacttccaaaactttgggaaaccaaagtgctgcttctgattggctgtaggaagccaATCACAAGCCACAGAAGTCCTGTTGGACGTTtctcttccaaaaatagtttgcaaaccggaacagtaacttagggtttgtggcgttcgggagccaaaacatttgaaaaccaaggtacaactgtatctctAAACCTAGAATGCAGTATCTGTGCATCACAGGGtgtctttatttttcttattaCTGGCATGGTGCTACTGCATTAATGTGGGCCACAACCAACACTGCAGCTTGGTGGGCACAGCAGACTTTTGTCTGGCCCCCCATGAGtcagctctggagggttgggagccCCTATGGAGCAGGTTTGGAGGGCGTGTGGTGGAGGAAAAGAAATGATACTCTGGTTGCGCCAGCAGAATTCTGTGACACCGTGCAGTAACAACGGCAAAAGACAGCTCTGTGTTCTCAAGAGCTAACAATCTAAAAAGAAGACAACACTGGAAAAGTAGAAAAGCAAAGGTAGCAATGGGAATATGAGTAAATGCAGTTATAAATATTTGGGCTTCACGTTAtcccactttcctttctttttaagaaaaaaaatctacGATGCACTATATATAAGTGGCCACCacatatcatgggtaggcaaattaaggcccgggggccggatccagcccaatcaccttctaaatctggcccgtggatggtccgggaatcagcgtgtttttacatgagtagaatgtgtgtttttatttaaaatgcatctctgggttatttgtggggcctgcctagtgttttcacatgagtagaatgtgtgtttttatttaaaatgcatctctgggttatttgtggggcatagaaatgtgttcattccctccccccaaaaaagaaaatatagtctggctccccacaaggtctgagggacagtggaccagccccctgctgaaaatgtttgctgacccctgttatataTAAATGACCCATGAAGGTGAAGAGCCTTGGTGGGATGGATCCCTGCTCCTTAATGCTGGCATGGGCCAGGATGGAAGGGGCTGAATAGCAGCTGGTCTGGTTCTTCAGTGGAAGAGGCCATGttgtctctccctcctctcctaacACCGTTTTAGAACTGCGTGATTACGTCTGTTCATCTTCCGCACAATACAGCTGTTGCTGAAGAACCTTGAAAATTAAGGTTTTGTTAAAACCACCACCTCCACGatggcatacaaatcaatatagcTATCTTCACCCaacaaccccaccaccaccactcaaaCAAACCTCACTGCTGCCAACTAAAGACAACCAACCGCACCCTGCCCTCCCCATCTtcctcactaccaaggaaatgaaACTAGCGGATAGAAGGAGAATCTACCCAGTTGACCCTGACACAAAACCGCACATGTACGCTGTATAAGAGAATGTAACTTTCAccatcccacccttcttcccgcTCTTCTTCcccaaacatatacagtggtaccttggttataataataatatttttttatttataccccgcccatctggctaggtttccccagccactctggacggctttcagcagaatattaaaatacaataatctattaaacattaaaagcttctctaagcagggctgccttcagatgtcttctaaaagtctggtagttgtttttctctttgacatctgatgggagggcgttctacagggagggtgccactaccgagaaggccctctgcctggttccctgtaacttggcatcttgcagggagggaaccaccagaaggccctcggcactggacctcagtgtccggacagaacgatgggggtggtttGCAGCCATTGTGGAttacaactgttttggattacaagcaCGTCAAACCCTGAAgcgtgtgtccctttttttggattataaCCCATTctatttttttggaggccccattggcgaaagcgcacctttggttacaacctgttttggtttacaaccggacctccagaatggattatggttgtaaaccaaggtatcactgtactgtatACAACACTTAATGTCTCACATCATATGTAAGTAagccacaacctgaaaaaagagacaatgcatgatgtaaaccaagaaaatctttaataaaaattatttttttaaaaagaacaccaaCCACCACTACCACTTGATTCCTTGTTGGGAGTGACACCTGTGAAATAATATAATGTAaacattgtgttgttgttttttaatctacaGACTCTCCTGATGTAAATGATAAGCAGAGCCAAGCCATAAGCGATCTCCTGGAAGCTATGTATCCTAGAGTGGACAAGCAAGACTATATAATCCGTTTGGAACCTATAGAGACAAACCGGAATGCTGTCTTTCAATATGTTTCGAAGGCGGATAGCACAGTTGAGAACATTGAGATGAACGTCACCACCGAACCAGCTCCTGTAGCAGAAATGCCAGAACCTACCGCAGAACCTCCTAAAGCGGTTCCTAGCCCTTCACAGGAAGAAACGGCGGAGAttcctgtggctgctgctgctagcaAGGTAATATTGACTCCAGAAGAACCGTCTCTGTCCTCGAAGCCTCAGCTGCAATGCGATAAACCAGATTTGGGTCACCAGTTAATTTGCTGCCTCTGTAAAAAAGAATTTCATTCCAGGCGCAGTGTACGCCGGCATATTAGAAAAGTACACAAGAAGAAGATGGAAGAACTGAAGAAATTTATTGAAATTAAAAGGCGGCCAAATCAGACATCTGGAAGGGGGCGCAATAAGAACATTCTTGTAACATTGGGTAGGAGCTGTCCTGTATGCTATAAATCCTTTGCTACAAAAGCCAATGTAAGGAGGCATTTTGATGAAGTTCACAGGGGACTGAGGAGGGATTCCATCACTCCTGACATAGCTACAAAGCCTGGGGAACCTTTGTCCTTGGAATCGGCTAAAAAATCTGTTAAGACCCGAAAACAAAAGTCCCTTAAGGCTGAATACAACTTAACCACCTGCAAATGCCTCTTGTGCAAGAGGAAATACAGTTCGCAGGTAATGCTCAAAAGGCATATGCAGATTGTTCACAAGATAACCCTTTCGGCAAAAAATGCTAAAAGAGAGAAGAAGCCCAATAACGCAGTTAGCACAGACGTGAAAGAGAAAACGGAACCAGCAGAATCTACGGAATCAGTGCCTCCCATCATCAGCTCCCCGCAGAGTGAAACAAAGGGAACAAATCATTCGAATGAAAGGAAGAATGCATCTTCATCGACTGAGAAAAAGAATGCCTCGTCATCCGCCGAACGAAAGAATGCATCATCTGCTGAACGAAGGAATGCATCAGCTGCTGAACGGAAGAATGTATCATCCACTGAACGAAAGAATGCATCAGCTGCTGAACGGAAGAATGTATCATCCACTGAACGAAAGAATGCATCATCTGCTGAACGAAAGAATGCATCATCCACTGAACGAAAGAATGCATCGTCCGCTGAACGAAAGAATGCATCGTCCGCTGAACGAAAGAATGCATCGTCCGCTGAACGAAAGAATGCATCGTCCGCTGAACGAAAGAATGCATCGTCCGCTGAACGAAAGAATGCATCGTCCGCTGAACGAAAGAATGCATCAACCGCTGAACGAAAGAATGCATCATCCGCTGAACGAAAGAATGCATCGTCTGCTGAACGGAAGAATGCATCATCTGCTGAACGGAAGAATGCATCTTCTTCCACTGAAAGGAAGAACGCACCACCCACAAAGAAAATTAAAGTTAAGCCGAGCTCTGAAAATTCTAAGTCAAGTAATCAGTCCATTGCAAGTGGTCTCCGAAAGCCCAGGAAGCCGAGACTTTCCGTTGGCTTTGACTTTAAAAAGCTTTACTGCAAGCTCTGCAAACGCCAATTTACATCCAAGCAAAATCTAACGAAGCACATCGAGTTGCACACGGACGGAAATAACATTTTTGTGAAATTCTACCGGTGCCCGCTCTGCCCTTACGAAACCCGCCGGAAGCGCGACGTGATCAGACATATAACCGTCGTGCACAAAAAGTCTTCGCGCTACCTTGGCAAGATAACGGCGAGCTTAGAAATCAGAGCGGTGAAAAAACCCATTGACTGCGTTTTAAACAAGGTGACGAGAAGAGGCGCTCCGAGGGATGAAGGTAAGCAAAATGGCGCAAAGCCGGATGTCACCTCTAACTCGCCGAGCAAGAAGTACGAAGGGGCTGATGTGGGCATTGAAGTGAAAGTCACAAAGAATTTCTCTCTGCACAGATGCAATAAATGCGGGAAAGCGTTTGCCAAAAAGACTTTCCTAGAGCATCACAAGAAGACTCATAAGGCAAATGCATCCCATTCGCCCGAAGAAAACAATACAACCAAAGGCAGAAGCACGCGATCTAA
This region includes:
- the ZNF800 gene encoding zinc finger protein 800, which produces MPLRDKCCQTDHHHHGCCEPVHILEPGDHPLLQQPLQTSKSGIQQIIECFRSGTKQLKHILLKDVDTIFECKLCRSLFRGLPNLITHKKFYCPPSLRMDDNSPDVNDKQSQAISDLLEAMYPRVDKQDYIIRLEPIETNRNAVFQYVSKADSTVENIEMNVTTEPAPVAEMPEPTAEPPKAVPSPSQEETAEIPVAAAASKVILTPEEPSLSSKPQLQCDKPDLGHQLICCLCKKEFHSRRSVRRHIRKVHKKKMEELKKFIEIKRRPNQTSGRGRNKNILVTLGRSCPVCYKSFATKANVRRHFDEVHRGLRRDSITPDIATKPGEPLSLESAKKSVKTRKQKSLKAEYNLTTCKCLLCKRKYSSQVMLKRHMQIVHKITLSAKNAKREKKPNNAVSTDVKEKTEPAESTESVPPIISSPQSETKGTNHSNERKNASSSTEKKNASSSAERKNASSAERRNASAAERKNVSSTERKNASAAERKNVSSTERKNASSAERKNASSTERKNASSAERKNASSAERKNASSAERKNASSAERKNASSAERKNASSAERKNASTAERKNASSAERKNASSAERKNASSAERKNASSSTERKNAPPTKKIKVKPSSENSKSSNQSIASGLRKPRKPRLSVGFDFKKLYCKLCKRQFTSKQNLTKHIELHTDGNNIFVKFYRCPLCPYETRRKRDVIRHITVVHKKSSRYLGKITASLEIRAVKKPIDCVLNKVTRRGAPRDEGKQNGAKPDVTSNSPSKKYEGADVGIEVKVTKNFSLHRCNKCGKAFAKKTFLEHHKKTHKANASHSPEENNTTKGRSTRSKALVC